In Cryptomeria japonica chromosome 10, Sugi_1.0, whole genome shotgun sequence, a genomic segment contains:
- the LOC131040906 gene encoding uncharacterized protein LOC131040906 produces the protein MAFVENGILKQKRPVWRLSYLIELFWSFLNLIGNFITTMFSMDATQQYKKKSGSRGGGWDGGPGGGGSGGGPYGNGPRRPPRGLDNVRGIDHNSVPACGSCCGGG, from the exons ATGGCATTCGTTGAAAATG GGATTTTGAAACAGAAGCGTCCTGTATGGAGGTTGAGCTACTTAATTGAGCTCTTTTGGTCCTTCCTTAATCTCATTGGGAATTTCATTACAACAATGTTCTCA ATGGATGCAACACAGCAATATAAGAAAAAATCTGGATCACGTGGAGGTGGCTGGGATGGTGGTCCTGGTGGAGGTGGTTCTGGTGGTGGTCCCTATGGAAATGGTCCTCGCAGACCACCTCGTGGCTTGGATAATGTGCGAGGAATCGATCACA ATTCTGTTCCTGCATGTGGCTCCTGCTGTGGTGGAGGTTAA